A single region of the Halomicroarcula saliterrae genome encodes:
- a CDS encoding histone deacetylase family protein, producing the protein MNFGYREVCLDHDTGERHPESPDRLRAVRRALKECHGVEYVDAPDADLDVVRAVHDADYIEEFRDYCADGGGHWDADTVAVEATWDAALASAGLAVWAAESAGPDVTARRTPFALGRPPGHHAVGDDAMGFCFINNAGVAAQAALDGGADSVAIFDWDVHHGNGTQDIFYDRGDVFYASIHEDGLFPGTGEIDETGAGEGDGANVNVVYQPGADTADYLAAIDEVIAPEIADFDPDLLLVSAGFDAHEHDPISRMQVSTEGYGVMTERMVDLADDCDAGLGFVLEGGYGLDTLSDSIKMVHEVFDGYQPVEPDDDVSEAARETLDAVASQGLGSK; encoded by the coding sequence ATGAACTTCGGCTACCGCGAGGTCTGTCTTGACCACGACACCGGCGAACGCCACCCGGAGAGTCCCGACCGACTCCGGGCGGTGCGACGCGCCCTCAAAGAGTGCCACGGCGTCGAGTACGTCGACGCCCCCGACGCGGACCTCGACGTGGTCCGGGCGGTCCACGACGCCGACTACATCGAGGAGTTCCGCGACTACTGCGCCGACGGCGGCGGCCACTGGGACGCCGACACGGTCGCCGTCGAGGCAACGTGGGACGCCGCGCTCGCCTCGGCCGGACTGGCCGTCTGGGCGGCCGAAAGCGCCGGTCCCGACGTCACGGCCCGCCGGACGCCGTTCGCGCTCGGGCGGCCGCCGGGCCACCACGCCGTCGGCGACGACGCGATGGGCTTCTGTTTCATCAACAACGCGGGCGTGGCCGCACAGGCAGCCCTCGACGGGGGCGCCGACAGCGTCGCCATCTTCGACTGGGACGTCCACCACGGCAACGGGACACAGGACATCTTCTACGACCGCGGCGACGTGTTCTACGCCTCTATCCACGAAGACGGCCTCTTCCCCGGGACCGGAGAAATCGACGAGACGGGCGCCGGCGAGGGCGACGGCGCGAACGTCAACGTCGTCTACCAGCCGGGTGCCGACACGGCCGACTACCTGGCGGCTATCGACGAGGTCATCGCGCCCGAAATCGCCGACTTCGACCCCGACCTCCTACTGGTGAGCGCCGGTTTCGACGCCCACGAGCACGACCCCATCTCACGGATGCAGGTCAGTACCGAGGGGTACGGCGTGATGACCGAACGGATGGTCGACCTCGCCGACGACTGTGACGCCGGGCTGGGCTTCGTCCTCGAAGGCGGCTACGGGCTCGACACGCTCTCTGACTCTATCAAGATGGTCCACGAGGTGTTCGACGGCTACCAGCCCGTCGAACCGGACGACGACGTGAGCGAGGCGGCCCGCGAGACACTCGACGCGGTCGCCAGTCAGGGCCTCGGCTCGAAGTAG
- a CDS encoding histone, giving the protein MSVELPFAPVDAVIRRNADGLRVSAGAAEELARRIQQRGASLATTAAEEATRDGRKTLMPSDFGIEHVPDKDGLELPVAPVDRIARLDIDDDYRVAMDARVALADLLESFADDVAAAAADLARHADRRTVKAADVETYFELAQYY; this is encoded by the coding sequence ATGAGCGTCGAGCTTCCGTTCGCGCCGGTGGACGCGGTTATCCGTCGGAACGCGGACGGGTTGCGGGTGAGCGCCGGCGCGGCAGAGGAACTGGCACGCCGAATCCAGCAGCGCGGGGCCTCGCTCGCTACCACGGCCGCCGAGGAGGCGACGCGGGACGGCCGAAAGACGCTGATGCCGTCGGATTTCGGTATCGAGCACGTCCCGGACAAGGACGGCCTCGAGCTGCCGGTCGCCCCGGTCGACCGCATCGCCCGTCTCGACATCGACGACGACTACCGCGTCGCGATGGACGCCCGCGTCGCGCTCGCGGACCTCCTCGAATCGTTCGCAGACGACGTCGCTGCCGCCGCCGCCGACCTCGCCCGCCACGCCGACCGGCGGACAGTCAAGGCAGCAGACGTCGAGACGTACTTCGAACTCGCCCAGTACTACTGA
- a CDS encoding single-stranded DNA binding protein yields MGSIADIYADLETDVSEEEFREAVEEKVEQMGGLADEETAAMLLAHELNEGEVETIADIEPGMDEVKFLAKVMAIGDLKTFEREGEDEDGRVINVEAADETASVRLAFWDGQAVDIDDGMLSVGDVLRVKGRPKDGYNGLEVSVDKAEQDDDATIDVEPGDGSTVEALTMGQSDVSLRGLVLDTDSVRTFDRDDGSEGKVSNLTLGDETGRVRVTMWDDRADRATEISAGTAVEVVDGYVRERDGSLELHVGDDGAVDEIDEAVDFQPDADPIDSVEMDQTVDIAGVVRSTDPVRTFDRDDGSEGQVRNIRIQDATGDIRVALWGDKADKDIAPGDEVLAADVEIQDGWQDDLEASASWNASIVVLDDGTGVAPTPEEAEDDQHAGLSSFGGDDGSSGGGRDDSAADAGSDGAAAGTDGGTQAAEQVEFTGTVVQTGDPVVLDDGEQTMSVETGERVQLGQELTVRGVVEDGQLDADDVF; encoded by the coding sequence ATGGGCTCGATAGCAGATATCTACGCGGACCTCGAGACCGACGTCTCCGAAGAGGAGTTCCGCGAGGCCGTCGAGGAGAAGGTCGAACAGATGGGGGGCCTCGCCGACGAGGAGACCGCGGCGATGTTGCTGGCCCACGAACTCAACGAGGGGGAAGTCGAGACCATCGCGGACATCGAACCGGGGATGGACGAGGTGAAGTTCCTCGCGAAGGTGATGGCCATCGGCGACCTGAAGACGTTCGAGCGAGAGGGCGAGGACGAGGACGGCCGCGTCATCAACGTCGAGGCCGCCGACGAGACCGCCAGTGTCCGACTCGCTTTCTGGGATGGACAGGCCGTGGACATCGACGACGGGATGCTCTCTGTCGGCGACGTGTTGCGGGTGAAGGGCCGCCCGAAAGACGGGTACAACGGACTGGAGGTGTCCGTCGACAAGGCAGAACAGGACGACGACGCCACCATCGACGTCGAACCCGGTGACGGGTCGACCGTCGAGGCGCTGACCATGGGCCAGTCCGACGTGAGTCTGCGCGGCCTCGTCCTCGATACGGACAGCGTCCGCACGTTCGACCGTGACGACGGCAGCGAGGGGAAGGTGTCGAACCTGACGCTGGGCGACGAGACCGGCCGCGTGCGCGTGACGATGTGGGACGACCGGGCCGACCGCGCGACCGAGATATCGGCCGGCACCGCCGTCGAGGTGGTCGACGGCTACGTCCGCGAACGGGACGGCTCGCTGGAACTGCACGTCGGGGACGACGGCGCCGTCGACGAGATAGACGAGGCCGTCGACTTCCAGCCCGACGCCGACCCGATCGACAGCGTCGAGATGGACCAGACGGTTGACATCGCCGGTGTCGTCCGCTCTACGGACCCGGTACGCACGTTCGACCGCGACGACGGCAGCGAGGGGCAGGTCCGGAACATCCGTATCCAGGACGCGACCGGCGACATCCGCGTGGCGCTGTGGGGCGACAAGGCGGACAAGGACATCGCGCCGGGCGACGAGGTACTGGCCGCCGACGTGGAGATACAGGACGGCTGGCAGGACGACCTCGAAGCGTCGGCCAGCTGGAACGCCTCTATCGTCGTGCTCGACGACGGGACGGGAGTCGCACCGACGCCCGAGGAAGCCGAGGACGACCAGCACGCGGGGCTGTCCTCCTTCGGCGGGGACGACGGGTCGAGTGGCGGGGGACGCGACGATTCGGCCGCCGACGCCGGGAGCGACGGCGCTGCTGCCGGCACCGACGGCGGCACACAGGCCGCCGAGCAGGTAGAGTTTACCGGCACCGTCGTCCAGACCGGGGACCCCGTCGTGCTGGACGACGGCGAGCAGACGATGAGCGTCGAGACGGGCGAACGCGTCCAGCTCGGTCAGGAACTGACCGTACGCGGTGTCGTCGAGGACGGGCAACTCGACGCCGACGACGTATTTTAA
- a CDS encoding ArnT family glycosyltransferase produces the protein MFGPGRELLGRARAQVREDLRADPFLPYIIVLATLLASFWFWHRVPNFATRDEKDRLIDAMVPYGRVLADPSFESLRNGVTWSRVPFGATLYLFALAMLPVVVVAVLTGRADIFTSVGFPNPAFGYYDLWAATPRWVWTWSLVFVRLFNVAFAVGSVYLTYRLGTAIVDRLTGRLAAVILTLTFGFLTIAHEGGEDMPALFCALLSLNLLYVYVRSGERTPFFAGAVFGGAAIAFKLTAAPVILGVGIAHLLRALRTEDDTVATLLAPRLLVTGAALGLVTILLGFPTFLVGGFEQISARIFGGSMSRMSHPTGPDAPITWWFLRGYFSGMGLPLFFASVAGVVGSAVGLRKRREGRYGVALVLAMLAVYVAMFSQWHDFRVHHLLPTLPLFALLLANSLSALREWNPAVARPVMAVLLVTTAVYAGLGTAGFASMPRDQAEAWLAENADENETVEVYRVNIQDIAVPHGMKVNHRFQDRASVDPCPEYIQLGYRDLLYLKEGTYYRNGETQKRYIRGLLEGEYDYELVAEFGERPPNFVPERATPGDYTDLLRYGVVPQTDQFADEQELAANQYTAILERTERCTSRHESGF, from the coding sequence ATGTTCGGTCCCGGACGGGAGCTGCTGGGCCGGGCGCGAGCGCAGGTCCGGGAGGACCTTCGCGCCGACCCGTTCCTCCCGTACATCATCGTCTTGGCGACCCTCCTCGCGAGTTTCTGGTTCTGGCACCGAGTCCCGAACTTCGCGACGCGGGACGAGAAAGACCGCCTGATAGACGCGATGGTGCCCTACGGCCGAGTGCTCGCCGACCCGAGTTTCGAGTCGCTGCGAAACGGCGTCACGTGGAGCCGCGTCCCCTTCGGCGCGACGCTGTACCTGTTCGCGCTGGCCATGCTCCCGGTCGTCGTCGTCGCCGTCCTGACCGGCCGCGCGGATATCTTCACCTCGGTCGGCTTCCCGAACCCGGCGTTTGGGTACTACGACCTGTGGGCCGCCACGCCGCGGTGGGTGTGGACCTGGAGCCTCGTTTTCGTGCGGCTGTTCAACGTCGCCTTCGCCGTCGGCTCGGTCTACCTGACCTACCGGCTGGGCACCGCCATCGTCGACCGGCTGACCGGCCGGCTGGCCGCCGTCATCCTCACGCTGACCTTCGGTTTTCTCACCATCGCCCACGAGGGCGGCGAGGACATGCCGGCGCTGTTCTGTGCGCTCCTCTCGCTGAATCTCCTCTACGTCTACGTCCGCAGCGGCGAGCGGACACCCTTCTTCGCGGGCGCCGTCTTCGGCGGGGCCGCTATCGCGTTTAAACTGACTGCCGCGCCGGTCATCCTCGGCGTCGGCATCGCCCACCTGCTCCGGGCGCTCAGGACCGAGGACGACACCGTCGCGACCCTGCTCGCCCCGCGCTTGCTCGTCACCGGCGCGGCGCTGGGGCTGGTGACCATACTGCTCGGCTTCCCGACCTTCCTCGTCGGCGGGTTCGAGCAGATAAGCGCACGCATCTTCGGCGGCTCGATGTCGAGAATGAGCCACCCGACCGGCCCGGACGCCCCGATTACGTGGTGGTTCCTCCGGGGTTACTTCAGCGGGATGGGGCTGCCGCTGTTTTTCGCGTCGGTCGCCGGGGTCGTCGGAAGCGCCGTCGGGCTTCGAAAGCGCCGCGAGGGCCGGTACGGCGTCGCGCTGGTGCTCGCGATGCTCGCCGTCTACGTCGCGATGTTCTCCCAGTGGCACGACTTCCGCGTCCACCATCTGCTCCCGACGCTGCCGCTGTTCGCGCTGTTGCTCGCGAACTCGCTGTCGGCGTTGCGTGAGTGGAACCCCGCGGTCGCGCGTCCGGTGATGGCGGTGTTGCTGGTGACGACGGCGGTGTACGCCGGGCTCGGTACCGCCGGCTTCGCCTCGATGCCACGGGACCAGGCCGAGGCGTGGCTGGCCGAGAACGCCGACGAGAACGAGACGGTCGAGGTGTACCGCGTGAACATCCAGGATATCGCGGTCCCACACGGCATGAAGGTCAACCACCGGTTCCAGGACCGCGCGTCGGTCGACCCCTGTCCCGAATACATCCAGCTCGGCTACCGTGACCTCCTGTATCTGAAAGAGGGGACCTACTACCGCAACGGCGAGACCCAGAAGCGGTATATCCGGGGGCTGCTGGAGGGAGAGTACGACTACGAGCTCGTCGCCGAGTTCGGCGAGCGACCGCCGAACTTCGTCCCGGAGCGGGCGACGCCCGGGGACTACACCGACCTGCTGCGCTACGGCGTCGTCCCACAGACCGACCAGTTCGCCGACGAGCAGGAGCTCGCGGCCAACCAGTACACCGCTATCCTCGAACGCACCGAGCGGTGTACCAGCCGCCACGAGAGCGGATTCTAG
- a CDS encoding SHOCT domain-containing protein translates to MVDAERPDEDDSLTAVVAGAVTTLTLVVAFGLLFAGVPWFWVAFPVGFGGVLPMALGATRRYERRRADDRRPVSDEDDALATLRDRYARGELTDEEFERQVETLLETEDAATARERPADDPEREFER, encoded by the coding sequence ATGGTCGATGCGGAACGACCCGACGAGGACGACTCCCTGACCGCCGTCGTCGCCGGCGCGGTGACGACGCTGACACTGGTCGTCGCCTTCGGGCTGCTGTTCGCCGGCGTCCCGTGGTTCTGGGTGGCGTTCCCCGTGGGGTTCGGCGGCGTGCTACCGATGGCTCTCGGTGCGACGCGGCGCTACGAGCGCCGACGGGCCGACGACCGCCGCCCAGTGAGCGACGAGGACGACGCGCTGGCGACGCTGCGGGACCGGTACGCCCGCGGGGAACTCACCGACGAGGAGTTCGAGCGGCAGGTCGAGACGCTGTTGGAGACGGAGGACGCAGCGACGGCTCGCGAGCGTCCAGCGGACGACCCCGAGCGCGAGTTCGAGCGCTAG
- a CDS encoding lysylphosphatidylglycerol synthase transmembrane domain-containing protein: protein MAASRRDIAISVLQYGVGLAALAFLLSQVDVETVATRLRATESAVLVALALVTVGGVVARFDTWRAVAAPFTRVGLVPAGRVDLSVNFVNQLLPSRLSGRLAAPFILRAETGMEYGDATAAAGAHTGIYAVCYGLTSAVGLLAIAGRVSTGLLLLLALSTALYLVAGVVVLLAGMNLTALDRLVGFLASLAARVPRVGPALADRVRSVPDITEASADAFGRLSTDPRVWLRYAVGWAGALVVAPGIRVWLLFASFGATLDPVWLLPLYLVTAYSITLLPLTPGGIGVTEATAVAVFTGLGVPESVVIPVIFLDRFLGVYLPALVGWYPTLDMDLSVL from the coding sequence GTGGCGGCGAGTCGCCGCGACATCGCGATTTCGGTGCTGCAGTACGGCGTCGGTCTCGCCGCGCTGGCCTTCCTGCTCTCGCAGGTCGACGTCGAGACGGTCGCCACCCGGCTCCGGGCGACCGAGTCCGCCGTGCTGGTCGCGCTCGCGCTCGTCACCGTCGGCGGCGTCGTCGCCCGCTTCGACACCTGGCGAGCGGTCGCCGCGCCCTTTACCCGCGTCGGGCTGGTCCCCGCCGGCCGCGTCGACCTGTCGGTGAACTTCGTCAACCAGCTCCTGCCGTCCCGGCTCTCCGGCCGGCTCGCCGCGCCGTTCATCCTGCGGGCGGAGACCGGAATGGAGTACGGCGACGCGACCGCCGCCGCGGGCGCTCACACCGGCATCTACGCCGTCTGCTACGGCCTCACGTCGGCCGTCGGCCTCCTCGCTATCGCCGGTCGCGTCTCGACCGGCCTGTTGCTCCTGCTCGCCCTCTCGACGGCGCTGTATCTCGTCGCGGGCGTGGTCGTCCTGCTGGCCGGGATGAACCTCACCGCGCTGGACCGACTCGTGGGGTTCCTCGCCTCGCTGGCCGCCCGCGTCCCCCGTGTCGGGCCGGCGCTTGCCGACCGCGTCCGCTCAGTCCCCGACATAACCGAGGCCTCCGCGGACGCCTTCGGCCGGCTCTCGACGGACCCGCGGGTCTGGCTGCGCTACGCGGTCGGCTGGGCCGGTGCGCTGGTCGTCGCCCCCGGCATCCGCGTCTGGCTGCTGTTCGCGAGCTTCGGCGCGACACTCGACCCGGTGTGGCTGCTCCCCCTCTATCTGGTGACGGCCTACAGCATCACCCTGCTCCCGCTCACGCCCGGCGGTATCGGCGTCACGGAAGCCACGGCGGTCGCCGTGTTCACCGGCCTCGGCGTGCCCGAATCGGTCGTCATTCCCGTCATCTTCCTCGACCGGTTCCTCGGCGTCTACCTGCCGGCGCTCGTCGGCTGGTATCCGACGCTCGACATGGACCTGTCGGTGCTGTAG
- a CDS encoding polysaccharide deacetylase family protein: MSDTVGRAVLSIDVELFDQTPAYRSASGTTDQRGIGLGGLEFFREALRDRGATTTCFVVSSLVERYPADVEALADAGFEIASHTHSHQLLSELSADDRREELAASRDRLASLTGQSVTGFRAPAFDITDDHFDLLADAGYGYDSSIVASRTIPGWYGGEYDLDRPAPATAVDPDAPADLAELPASVMPGLRLPLTGTWLRFFGPRYTALGMRLLARRGIVPVLYVHPWELVGLPEVEGVPARVYYRTGEWMRDAVEYVLDQPFDFVTARTALEAGVPGWTEPDRRAGGPQEG, translated from the coding sequence ATGAGTGACACAGTCGGCCGGGCCGTCCTCTCTATCGACGTGGAACTGTTCGACCAGACGCCGGCCTACCGGTCGGCCTCGGGCACCACGGACCAGCGCGGTATCGGCCTCGGCGGGCTGGAGTTCTTCCGCGAGGCGCTTCGGGACCGCGGCGCGACGACCACCTGTTTCGTCGTCTCCTCGCTGGTCGAGCGTTACCCCGCCGACGTCGAGGCGCTGGCCGACGCGGGCTTCGAGATCGCCTCCCACACCCACTCACACCAGCTGCTCTCGGAGCTGTCCGCGGACGACCGCCGCGAGGAACTGGCCGCGTCCCGGGACCGGCTCGCATCGCTGACGGGGCAGTCGGTCACCGGGTTTCGGGCCCCCGCCTTCGACATCACCGACGACCACTTCGACCTGCTCGCCGACGCCGGCTACGGCTACGACTCCAGTATCGTCGCCAGCCGGACGATTCCGGGCTGGTACGGCGGCGAGTACGATCTCGACCGGCCCGCGCCGGCGACGGCCGTCGACCCGGACGCCCCCGCCGACTTGGCCGAGCTTCCGGCGAGCGTGATGCCCGGCCTCAGACTGCCGCTGACGGGGACGTGGCTCCGCTTTTTCGGGCCGCGCTACACCGCGCTCGGGATGCGACTGCTCGCACGCCGAGGCATCGTGCCCGTCCTCTACGTCCACCCGTGGGAGCTCGTCGGCCTGCCCGAGGTCGAGGGCGTACCGGCCCGGGTCTACTACCGGACCGGCGAGTGGATGCGCGACGCCGTCGAGTACGTGCTCGACCAGCCCTTCGACTTCGTCACCGCCCGGACGGCGCTCGAAGCTGGAGTCCCCGGCTGGACCGAACCGGACCGACGGGCGGGCGGACCACAGGAGGGGTAA
- a CDS encoding DUF2304 domain-containing protein, whose protein sequence is MVEYTLVNLIALVVGIAFLVNGYILVKQGREAIALFVVSLAIGSGLIFVAVFPNVFQVVATVLGLELKARAILVISNLTLFIIATYLFNRIGKLYDRLSRLNEEVSLLRSEVEELRDE, encoded by the coding sequence ATGGTCGAGTACACCCTCGTCAACCTCATCGCGCTGGTCGTCGGTATCGCCTTCCTCGTCAACGGGTACATACTGGTCAAGCAGGGCCGGGAGGCCATCGCGCTCTTCGTCGTCTCGCTGGCTATCGGGAGCGGACTCATCTTCGTCGCCGTCTTCCCCAACGTCTTCCAGGTCGTGGCGACGGTTCTGGGGCTGGAGCTGAAGGCGCGGGCCATCCTCGTCATCTCGAACCTGACACTGTTTATTATCGCCACCTACCTGTTCAACCGCATCGGAAAGCTGTACGACCGCCTCTCGCGGCTCAACGAGGAGGTCAGCCTGTTGCGCAGCGAGGTCGAGGAACTCCGAGATGAGTGA
- a CDS encoding glycosyltransferase family 2 protein: protein MRSVAVIPAYNEASTIGPVIDDTGEYVDRVVVVDDGSSDDTADIARAHGATVVEHVFNTGVGGAVRTGYQYAIKHDYDWVVQVDADGQHDPSKIPELLDVAGDYDMVIASRYLNESYQDYSATRNAGIQFFTRLVNALGDIEITDVTSGFRVYRVSMLAEILHRSDKHWAIEQTLEAAKGGYRITEVSTKMPTRDEGESQFTIDTFALYPIRMTDTILRVLLFR, encoded by the coding sequence GTGCGTTCCGTTGCCGTCATTCCCGCGTACAACGAAGCCAGCACCATCGGCCCGGTCATCGACGACACCGGCGAGTACGTCGACCGGGTCGTCGTCGTCGACGACGGCTCCAGCGACGACACCGCCGACATCGCTCGCGCCCACGGGGCGACCGTCGTCGAGCACGTGTTCAACACGGGTGTGGGCGGGGCGGTGCGGACCGGCTACCAGTACGCGATCAAACACGACTACGACTGGGTCGTCCAGGTCGACGCGGACGGGCAACACGACCCGTCGAAGATCCCCGAACTCCTCGACGTGGCCGGCGATTACGACATGGTCATCGCCAGCCGCTACCTGAACGAGAGCTACCAGGACTACTCCGCGACGCGCAACGCGGGCATCCAGTTTTTCACCCGGCTGGTCAACGCGCTCGGCGACATCGAGATAACCGACGTGACCAGCGGCTTTCGCGTCTACCGGGTGTCGATGCTCGCCGAGATTCTCCACCGGTCGGACAAGCACTGGGCCATCGAACAGACGCTGGAAGCCGCCAAGGGCGGCTACCGAATCACCGAGGTGTCGACGAAGATGCCGACCCGGGACGAGGGCGAGTCGCAGTTCACCATCGACACGTTCGCGCTCTACCCGATTCGGATGACCGACACCATCCTCCGCGTCCTGCTCTTTCGTTAA
- a CDS encoding alkaline phosphatase family protein: protein MTRTFVVGLDGASWRLLSPWIEAGVLPNLAELRAEHTWAETESCLPPVTFPNWKCYSAGKDPGGLGVFWFEHIDLANERIDVAKGGDFKTAELWDYLDDDGQTPGVVNMPTMYPPRDIGGPVVAGGPDAVQGEYRSIDSGYAAPDGLEAELDELFDYRVHPDPLLSGNDERGAEVDAILDVMDSRFEVALHLLEEEELDFVHVTLFYLNVLQHFFWDEEPTRRAWELVDDWLGELAEMDDLNLVLMSDHGSGPTTTEFYINEWLAENGYQTHERTVEDFFRPLGLTRENVLGVAKKAGVVDLLAKTVPESIQQLVPQSAGAKRARKLEAIDLTETRAVASGQGPIYLMPGTPESVRDRLIEDLRAVEDSEGAVFDGVYRGEEVYSGAYVDEGPEVVVDMRDGVHVNDGIGGGQIQTAPDRWAAENTRNGIFLASGPDFANVGEIDQISITDMAPTILAAHGVDIPTDMVGEVLPIHAEEPDVGERDPIDIGTRGEGTSDEVADRLQQLGYME, encoded by the coding sequence ATGACGCGGACGTTCGTCGTCGGGCTCGACGGCGCGAGCTGGCGACTGCTTTCCCCGTGGATCGAGGCCGGTGTGCTCCCGAATCTGGCCGAGCTACGGGCCGAGCACACGTGGGCCGAGACCGAGAGCTGTCTGCCGCCCGTGACCTTCCCGAACTGGAAGTGCTACTCCGCCGGGAAAGACCCCGGCGGCCTGGGCGTGTTCTGGTTCGAGCATATCGACCTCGCGAACGAACGCATCGACGTCGCGAAGGGCGGCGACTTCAAGACCGCAGAGCTGTGGGACTACCTCGACGACGACGGCCAGACCCCGGGCGTGGTCAACATGCCGACGATGTACCCGCCACGGGACATCGGTGGCCCGGTCGTCGCCGGCGGCCCCGACGCCGTCCAGGGGGAGTACCGTTCCATCGACAGCGGATACGCCGCTCCGGACGGTCTCGAAGCCGAGCTAGACGAGCTGTTCGACTACCGCGTGCATCCGGACCCGCTCCTGTCGGGCAACGACGAGCGCGGCGCCGAGGTCGACGCCATCCTCGACGTGATGGACAGCCGCTTCGAGGTGGCGCTCCACCTGCTGGAGGAAGAGGAGCTGGATTTCGTCCACGTGACACTGTTTTACCTGAACGTCCTCCAGCACTTCTTCTGGGACGAGGAGCCGACCAGACGCGCCTGGGAGCTGGTCGACGACTGGCTCGGCGAGCTGGCCGAGATGGACGACCTCAACCTCGTGTTGATGTCGGACCACGGGAGCGGCCCGACCACGACGGAGTTCTACATCAACGAGTGGCTCGCCGAGAACGGCTACCAGACCCACGAGCGGACCGTCGAGGACTTCTTCCGCCCGCTCGGTCTGACTCGGGAGAACGTGCTTGGAGTCGCGAAGAAGGCCGGCGTCGTCGACCTGCTCGCAAAGACCGTCCCCGAATCCATCCAGCAGCTGGTGCCCCAGAGCGCGGGGGCCAAGCGCGCCCGGAAACTGGAGGCCATCGACCTCACGGAGACCCGGGCCGTCGCCAGCGGCCAGGGACCCATCTACCTGATGCCCGGCACGCCCGAATCGGTGCGTGACCGGCTCATCGAGGATTTGCGGGCCGTCGAGGACAGCGAAGGGGCGGTGTTCGACGGCGTCTACCGGGGCGAGGAAGTGTACAGCGGCGCGTACGTCGACGAGGGCCCCGAAGTCGTCGTCGACATGCGCGACGGGGTCCACGTCAACGACGGCATCGGCGGCGGACAGATACAGACCGCGCCGGACCGCTGGGCCGCCGAGAACACCCGCAACGGTATCTTCCTCGCGAGCGGGCCGGACTTCGCGAACGTGGGCGAGATCGACCAGATCAGTATCACGGACATGGCCCCGACGATTCTGGCCGCCCACGGCGTCGACATCCCCACCGACATGGTCGGCGAGGTGCTGCCCATCCACGCCGAGGAACCCGACGTCGGCGAGCGCGACCCCATCGACATCGGGACGCGAGGCGAGGGGACCAGCGACGAGGTCGCCGATAGGTTGCAACAGCTCGGGTATATGGAGTAG
- a CDS encoding DUF309 domain-containing protein: protein MDAHLRAGIAVYNAGRFHAAHDAWEDRWLDLDDGDDERFLHGLIQFTAVVHHASEENWSGAQGLAESAGEYLADLPADYRGVNLDDVRPFLEHVAEDLDAVDWDNPPKLTHEGTTVSYADLDFEATAVAAEVLSEADGYDEAVVEDALDYARRELDDRGEGRFVGQLFAFVQEAENRPFVYAHLSNHVERERQKDDDVAGLFD, encoded by the coding sequence ATGGACGCCCACCTCCGGGCCGGCATCGCCGTCTACAACGCCGGCCGGTTCCACGCCGCCCACGACGCCTGGGAGGACCGCTGGCTCGACCTCGACGACGGCGACGACGAGCGGTTCCTCCACGGCCTCATCCAGTTCACGGCCGTGGTTCACCACGCCAGCGAGGAGAACTGGTCGGGCGCGCAGGGCCTCGCCGAGAGCGCCGGGGAGTACCTCGCTGACCTGCCCGCCGACTACCGCGGCGTGAATCTCGACGACGTGCGACCGTTTCTGGAGCACGTAGCCGAGGACCTGGACGCTGTCGACTGGGACAACCCGCCGAAGCTCACGCACGAGGGGACCACCGTGAGTTACGCGGACCTCGACTTCGAGGCGACGGCCGTCGCTGCGGAGGTCCTCTCGGAAGCCGACGGCTACGACGAGGCAGTGGTCGAAGACGCCCTCGACTACGCCCGCCGGGAACTCGACGACCGCGGGGAGGGACGCTTCGTCGGCCAGCTCTTCGCGTTCGTCCAGGAGGCAGAGAACCGCCCGTTCGTCTACGCGCATCTGTCGAACCACGTCGAGCGCGAGCGCCAGAAGGACGACGACGTGGCCGGGCTGTTCGACTAG